A part of bacterium genomic DNA contains:
- a CDS encoding glycosyltransferase family 39 protein, which produces MTGARDRPAPWDGAHFSAGVYRIGLVAVTLLGAALRVAHIARPFNRLMAWNEGHYAMTALNFDRYGLWSQHNELGVDRTFSPGGPWLIWASMKVFGPSEAAARLPIVLAGIAAVPLIAALARRLARSEQIALVAAAFVAVAPGLIYFSQNVQLDTLSICFALAAAVLMLRYRDARRGRDALWAGVWLAAAVWVKFTTLLLYPAFLVMWWPARPAARAPAGARAAGFALITALPSLLWIAVGWLSFQASSGFTKRFFFRDWDLRGIAKATSEIPLAVEAHLFIAVFLLMLAGFGTAGRWRGGFRTIWVWCLPWVLLYLLAPWDSLVNRYYDLPATYLLTVVAATGLWTWTARRAPTPSPRALAAALVVVAGLTVAYDVWDPMTDRIARASMAHVPPIDPSPFYSAKIVAALPPGSTIVDTPQTMFYAGGDPAWIDITGGDVRWKIDPETYDYVVLNDYGHGQEPYYAIDDALRRQFARHHYVQIAPGAWAQVRTRIADLGGYGDPAAPPWAPARAWLRPGMTVWR; this is translated from the coding sequence ATGACCGGCGCACGGGATCGCCCCGCGCCCTGGGACGGCGCGCACTTTTCCGCCGGCGTCTACCGGATCGGCCTCGTCGCGGTCACACTGCTCGGCGCGGCGCTGCGGGTGGCGCACATCGCGCGGCCCTTCAACCGCCTGATGGCGTGGAACGAGGGACACTACGCCATGACGGCGCTCAACTTCGATCGCTACGGACTCTGGTCCCAGCACAACGAGCTCGGCGTGGACCGGACGTTTTCACCGGGCGGGCCGTGGCTCATCTGGGCCTCGATGAAGGTGTTCGGCCCGTCGGAGGCGGCGGCGCGGCTGCCTATCGTCCTCGCCGGGATCGCGGCCGTTCCCTTGATCGCCGCGCTCGCGCGGCGCCTCGCGCGAAGCGAGCAGATCGCGCTCGTGGCCGCCGCGTTCGTCGCCGTCGCGCCCGGCCTGATCTACTTCTCGCAGAACGTGCAGCTCGACACGCTCAGCATCTGCTTCGCGCTCGCCGCCGCGGTACTGATGCTGCGATACCGCGACGCTCGCCGTGGGCGCGACGCGCTGTGGGCCGGGGTGTGGCTCGCCGCCGCGGTCTGGGTCAAATTCACGACGCTGCTGCTGTACCCGGCGTTTCTCGTGATGTGGTGGCCCGCCCGCCCGGCGGCCCGTGCCCCCGCGGGGGCGCGGGCCGCCGGCTTCGCCTTGATCACGGCGCTGCCGAGCCTGCTCTGGATCGCGGTCGGCTGGCTGTCGTTCCAGGCGTCTTCCGGGTTCACGAAGCGCTTCTTCTTCCGGGACTGGGATTTGCGCGGAATCGCCAAGGCCACGTCGGAGATCCCGCTCGCCGTGGAAGCGCATCTGTTCATCGCCGTGTTTCTTCTCATGCTCGCGGGCTTCGGGACCGCGGGGCGGTGGCGCGGCGGATTTCGCACCATTTGGGTGTGGTGCCTGCCGTGGGTGCTCCTGTATCTCTTGGCGCCGTGGGACAGCCTCGTGAACCGCTACTACGATCTGCCCGCCACGTATCTGTTGACGGTCGTCGCGGCGACCGGTCTTTGGACGTGGACCGCGAGACGGGCTCCAACGCCGTCGCCGCGGGCGCTCGCGGCGGCGCTCGTGGTGGTCGCGGGTCTGACCGTCGCCTACGACGTCTGGGATCCGATGACGGACCGCATCGCGCGGGCCTCGATGGCGCACGTGCCGCCGATCGATCCGTCGCCGTTCTACTCGGCGAAGATCGTCGCGGCGCTTCCGCCTGGGTCCACGATCGTAGATACGCCGCAGACGATGTTCTACGCCGGCGGCGACCCCGCGTGGATCGACATCACCGGCGGCGACGTCCGCTGGAAGATCGATCCGGAGACGTACGACTACGTCGTCCTCAACGATTACGGCCACGGCCAGGAGCCGTACTACGCGATCGACGACGCGCTCCGCCGGCAGTTCGCGCGCCACCACTATGTGCAAATTGCGCCCGGGGCATGGGCGCAGGTCCGGACGCGCATCGCGGACCTCGGCGGCTACGGCGACCCGGCCGCGCCCCCGTGGGCCCCGGCCCGGGCGTGGCTGCGTCCCGGCATGACGGTCTGGCGGTGA
- a CDS encoding glycosyltransferase has protein sequence MSRPLRVVVNAVAARMGGAATHLPNFLETAGRRYPDDAFIACVNSEWRLPGLPPNVRLVDAGTLRNRAAHAAWDQWGVARVAVRESADALLSLLNFGPIRSPVPQVVLERNPVYFCPFHLETVRGARALNVAATRALAHAVMRGAHRIVTPSAAMRDMIRACYPGLPPAKFRVIPHGFAEAAFRGEAALPDAAAAEIARSEGARLLYVSHAASYKGIEILLEAGRVLRDELAFPATTWLTVAREDWPEGFPRYLAFIRAHRLETNVRLLGRVPHGAVHRVYEAAELFVYPSLCESFGFPLVEAMATGLPIVAADLPLNHEMCGDAAVYYPARDPAALAREIARLAHDKALAARLALAGRRRARQFSWDDHVDAVISVVREVAGV, from the coding sequence GTGAGCCGCCCGCTGCGCGTCGTGGTGAACGCGGTGGCCGCGCGGATGGGCGGCGCGGCCACGCATCTGCCCAATTTCCTCGAGACCGCCGGACGGCGGTACCCCGACGACGCGTTCATCGCCTGCGTCAACTCGGAATGGCGGCTGCCCGGACTGCCCCCGAACGTCCGGCTCGTCGACGCCGGGACGCTGCGCAACCGCGCCGCTCACGCCGCGTGGGACCAGTGGGGCGTCGCCCGGGTCGCGGTCCGGGAGTCCGCGGACGCGCTACTGTCACTCCTCAATTTTGGTCCGATTCGATCGCCGGTGCCGCAGGTCGTGCTGGAGCGCAACCCCGTGTACTTTTGTCCGTTTCACCTCGAGACGGTTCGTGGCGCGCGGGCGCTCAACGTGGCCGCGACGCGGGCGCTCGCGCACGCCGTGATGCGGGGAGCCCACCGGATCGTCACACCGTCGGCGGCGATGCGGGACATGATTCGCGCGTGTTATCCGGGCCTGCCGCCGGCGAAGTTCAGGGTGATCCCGCACGGGTTCGCGGAGGCGGCCTTCCGCGGCGAGGCCGCGCTGCCGGACGCGGCGGCGGCCGAAATCGCCCGGTCCGAGGGCGCGCGCCTCTTGTACGTGTCACACGCCGCCTCGTACAAGGGGATCGAGATCCTCCTGGAGGCCGGCCGCGTGCTCCGCGACGAACTCGCGTTCCCCGCGACGACGTGGCTGACGGTGGCCCGGGAGGACTGGCCGGAGGGCTTTCCGCGCTACCTCGCGTTTATCCGTGCGCACCGGCTCGAGACCAATGTACGGCTGCTCGGACGCGTGCCGCACGGAGCCGTGCATCGGGTGTACGAGGCGGCCGAGTTGTTCGTGTACCCGAGCCTGTGCGAGTCGTTTGGCTTTCCGCTCGTCGAGGCCATGGCCACCGGACTGCCGATCGTCGCGGCGGACCTACCGCTCAACCATGAGATGTGCGGCGACGCCGCGGTCTACTATCCGGCCCGCGACCCCGCGGCGCTCGCGCGCGAGATCGCGCGTCTCGCGCACGACAAAGCCCTGGCCGCCCGGCTCGCGCTCGCGGGCCGCCGCCGCGCGCGGCAGTTCTCCTGGGACGATCACGTGGACGCCGTCATATCGGTGGTGCGTGAAGTCGCGGGCGTCTAG
- a CDS encoding copper amine oxidase N-terminal domain-containing protein, whose protein sequence is MRNLILGLVAILALSLAPHAGLAQAGVQVYVDGQPVNFDVPATVIDGRVLVPLRGVFERLGATVDYDAPTQHIVALRGSQAVELTVGSRQAVVNGQPALLDVPAFTIAGRTMVPLRFVSEALGADVRWVDASRTVLISSAAAVAPAPQPSPPPPPPVYVPPAPPPVSAPPAPQPLPPINGQLVAVVTGTSPYIVVAAGGQQYKLAVTPSTIVARYNADTRAGGPVGVQALQPGDAVNVTTDAQYAATRVTAFYRLPAPAPPPPPPAPAPARPFAVQTVAGRIVDANLQARTARLDNGRTVTVLNDAYILHNGGRAGFGAVAAGRLGRFWVLDGDQAVAVEITQRMEIRTVQGAIVDANFTARTVKLADGEIFTAPANLHVTRNGGATDFGAVASGRIGRLWVVDGTRQVVAIDLLDAAAGPGAFPAVGFTEGEIVDANFRARTVRLANGQTLAVAGDAFIARDGGPTDFGAVAAGRYGRFWVTTGTTQAFLVDLSEPITVRTVSGRIVDANFRARTVRLANGQIFTVAQNAYIARNGLRTDFGAVAAGRSGTFWIIQGTNEAFLADLRDQ, encoded by the coding sequence ATGCGAAATCTCATTCTTGGTCTCGTTGCGATACTGGCGCTGTCGCTGGCCCCGCACGCCGGCCTTGCGCAGGCGGGCGTCCAAGTCTACGTGGACGGCCAACCCGTCAACTTTGACGTGCCGGCCACCGTGATTGACGGACGGGTGCTCGTGCCCCTTCGGGGCGTCTTTGAGCGCCTGGGCGCGACGGTCGACTACGATGCCCCGACCCAGCACATCGTCGCGCTGCGGGGAAGCCAGGCGGTCGAGTTGACGGTCGGCTCGCGCCAGGCGGTGGTCAACGGTCAACCCGCGTTGCTCGACGTGCCGGCGTTCACGATCGCCGGACGGACCATGGTGCCGCTACGGTTCGTCAGTGAAGCCCTCGGCGCAGACGTGCGGTGGGTGGACGCGAGCCGCACTGTTCTGATCAGCTCGGCCGCGGCGGTGGCCCCCGCGCCGCAGCCCAGTCCGCCGCCCCCGCCGCCGGTTTACGTGCCCCCCGCGCCGCCGCCGGTGTCTGCGCCGCCCGCCCCCCAGCCGTTGCCCCCGATCAACGGCCAGCTCGTAGCGGTCGTCACGGGCACAAGCCCCTACATCGTCGTCGCCGCGGGAGGCCAGCAATACAAGCTGGCCGTGACGCCGTCGACGATTGTCGCGCGCTACAACGCCGATACCCGCGCGGGCGGGCCTGTCGGCGTTCAGGCGCTGCAGCCGGGAGACGCGGTGAACGTCACGACGGATGCGCAGTACGCGGCCACGCGGGTCACGGCCTTCTACCGCCTCCCCGCGCCGGCGCCTCCGCCGCCGCCTCCGGCGCCTGCGCCGGCACGACCTTTCGCCGTGCAGACTGTGGCGGGCCGGATCGTTGACGCCAATTTGCAGGCACGCACGGCCCGGCTGGACAACGGCCGAACCGTCACGGTTCTGAACGACGCCTACATCCTGCACAACGGCGGCCGGGCCGGCTTCGGCGCGGTCGCGGCCGGCCGCCTCGGCCGCTTCTGGGTGCTGGACGGCGACCAAGCCGTGGCGGTCGAGATCACGCAGCGCATGGAGATCCGGACCGTGCAGGGCGCGATCGTGGACGCGAACTTCACGGCACGGACGGTCAAACTGGCCGACGGCGAGATCTTCACCGCGCCGGCGAACCTGCACGTGACGCGCAACGGCGGCGCCACTGATTTCGGCGCGGTCGCGTCCGGTCGGATCGGCCGGCTGTGGGTCGTCGACGGGACGCGTCAGGTCGTGGCCATCGATCTTCTGGACGCCGCGGCCGGTCCCGGCGCCTTTCCCGCCGTCGGGTTCACCGAAGGCGAGATCGTCGACGCGAACTTCCGGGCCCGCACCGTGCGCCTGGCGAACGGACAGACGCTCGCGGTGGCGGGGGACGCCTTCATCGCCCGCGACGGCGGGCCCACGGACTTTGGCGCGGTGGCCGCCGGCCGCTACGGGCGGTTTTGGGTGACGACGGGGACCACGCAGGCCTTTCTCGTGGACCTGAGCGAGCCGATCACGGTGCGGACGGTCAGCGGCCGGATCGTGGACGCAAACTTCCGTGCCCGCACGGTACGGCTGGCGAACGGACAGATCTTCACCGTCGCGCAGAACGCCTACATCGCGCGCAACGGCCTCCGCACCGACTTCGGCGCCGTCGCGGCGGGCCGTTCCGGCACGTTCTGGATTATCCAGGGCACCAACGAGGCGTTCCTCGCGGACCTTCGAGACCAGTAG